From Haloarcula sp. CBA1127, a single genomic window includes:
- a CDS encoding DUF1611 domain-containing protein — MAVAILTHDAFPDRAKTAVGLLRYGDRTVRALVDRERAGQRVHDSLPDVQDAPVVASMADAPDVDALVIGISPIGGEFDESWRDDVRTALERGCDVYSGLHDFLADDEEFARLAAEHNAELHDLRKPPEDLTVAAGTAGDVDATVVTTVGTDCSTGKMTASFEIRDAARERGLDAAVVPTGQTGIAITGWGIVVDRVIADYAAGAVERLVEEAQAADLLVVEGQGALAHPAYSGVTTSILHGSVPDALVMCHEAGREVIHGYESFDIPPLPEYVDIYERLAAPISDASVVAGMLNTRHLDDDAAADAVAEYSDALDAPATDPVRHGVPDEVLDAIL, encoded by the coding sequence ATGGCCGTAGCTATCTTAACACACGACGCCTTCCCCGACCGAGCCAAGACGGCCGTCGGGCTGTTGCGGTACGGTGACCGAACGGTACGCGCGCTTGTCGACCGCGAGCGGGCCGGCCAGCGCGTCCACGACTCGCTGCCGGATGTACAGGACGCACCAGTCGTCGCATCGATGGCCGACGCACCCGACGTTGACGCGCTCGTAATTGGTATCTCGCCAATCGGCGGCGAGTTCGACGAGTCCTGGCGAGACGACGTTCGCACAGCGCTCGAACGCGGTTGTGACGTGTATTCTGGACTGCACGATTTCCTGGCTGACGACGAAGAGTTCGCCCGTCTCGCCGCGGAACACAACGCCGAACTGCACGACCTCCGCAAGCCACCCGAAGACCTGACCGTGGCAGCAGGGACCGCCGGCGACGTGGACGCGACGGTCGTGACGACCGTCGGCACCGACTGCTCGACAGGGAAGATGACTGCCTCGTTCGAGATTCGCGACGCGGCGCGGGAACGCGGCCTCGACGCTGCCGTCGTCCCGACCGGCCAGACTGGCATCGCCATCACCGGCTGGGGCATCGTCGTCGACCGCGTCATCGCTGATTACGCCGCCGGCGCGGTCGAGCGGCTGGTTGAAGAAGCGCAGGCGGCGGACCTCCTTGTCGTCGAAGGACAGGGTGCGCTGGCACATCCGGCCTATTCGGGTGTGACGACGAGTATCCTCCACGGGTCGGTCCCGGATGCGCTCGTCATGTGTCACGAGGCTGGCCGCGAAGTCATCCACGGCTACGAGTCGTTCGACATTCCACCGCTCCCCGAGTACGTCGACATCTACGAGCGTCTGGCCGCGCCAATCTCTGATGCCTCCGTCGTCGCGGGAATGTTGAACACCCGCCACCTCGACGACGATGCGGCCGCGGATGCTGTTGCAGAGTACAGCGACGCTCTGGACGCACCGGCGACTGACCCGGTCCGCCACGGCGTTCCCGACGAGGTACTGGACGCCATCCTATGA
- a CDS encoding Vms1/Ankzf1 family peptidyl-tRNA hydrolase, protein MLDRLLGRASLKERVAELEEANHHLERQLDAEKERRADAATERQQAEAELNRLEDRVAELQDRVERLQDEEGESTFRAEETLSRARLSEVLDRLESVETEPEGVFTTYVDAERSLPGPVRDAFGDRASLVASAAPCLAVTDDAGLLSACLSVPAPPSPFTGWADTVQLERSWFEPTGEHVVALVRSDLFAMGEYNCREQTAFHGFDSELKSQHSKGGFSQSRFERLRDQQIDSHLDRCRAAIDEVSPDRLYVVGEGSVIHEFEDLATAMKPVDATGEPDAALDDAVRSLWSVRLRVP, encoded by the coding sequence ATGCTTGACCGGTTGCTGGGACGGGCGTCGCTGAAAGAGCGAGTAGCCGAACTTGAGGAGGCAAATCACCACCTCGAACGACAGCTCGACGCCGAGAAGGAGCGCCGCGCCGACGCAGCGACTGAACGCCAGCAGGCTGAGGCCGAGCTCAATCGGCTGGAGGACCGCGTCGCCGAACTTCAGGACCGAGTCGAACGCCTGCAAGACGAGGAGGGAGAATCGACGTTCCGAGCCGAGGAGACGCTTAGTCGGGCGCGACTGAGTGAGGTTCTCGACCGGCTGGAATCCGTCGAGACAGAACCAGAGGGGGTCTTTACCACCTACGTCGATGCGGAGCGCTCCCTGCCGGGTCCAGTCCGGGACGCCTTCGGTGACCGCGCGTCGCTGGTCGCCAGCGCTGCGCCGTGTCTCGCAGTCACCGACGACGCCGGCCTCCTGTCGGCGTGTCTGTCCGTCCCCGCGCCGCCGTCGCCGTTCACCGGGTGGGCCGATACCGTCCAACTGGAGCGGTCGTGGTTTGAACCGACCGGCGAGCACGTCGTCGCGCTGGTTCGCTCGGACCTGTTCGCCATGGGCGAGTACAACTGCCGGGAGCAAACTGCGTTCCACGGGTTCGACTCGGAGCTAAAGAGCCAGCACTCCAAGGGCGGCTTCTCACAGAGCCGGTTCGAGCGGCTCCGGGACCAGCAGATCGACTCCCACCTCGACCGCTGTCGGGCCGCTATCGACGAAGTGTCCCCCGACCGGCTGTACGTCGTCGGCGAGGGCTCGGTCATCCACGAGTTTGAGGACCTCGCGACGGCGATGAAACCGGTCGACGCGACCGGGGAGCCCGACGCAGCGCTTGACGATGCCGTTCGGTCGCTGTGGTCAGTCCGGCTGCGCGTTCCGTAG
- a CDS encoding helix-turn-helix domain-containing protein, with amino-acid sequence MTDIKAVVRVEHPDIVLTETVTHAPDSSVRSVSEAGTDPTSGRFFYHIESPDFQQFEDGLQNDSTIGEFERVIETRDNEAIYSFEYTDEAKILSPVISSANGVILDMENDGSAWILTIWMPERTALAHLWDYAQENDIDIDLLRVNEYASLGNTDAGLTDSQREALLVALETGYFEEPRNATLSDVAADLDISQPAASGLLRRGIRRLIISSLRDDDGPPN; translated from the coding sequence ATGACCGATATCAAGGCGGTCGTCCGGGTGGAGCACCCTGACATCGTGCTCACAGAAACCGTGACCCACGCCCCAGATTCGAGCGTCAGGTCCGTGTCAGAGGCGGGTACGGACCCGACGTCGGGCAGGTTCTTTTACCATATCGAATCGCCTGACTTCCAGCAGTTCGAGGACGGATTACAGAACGACAGCACTATCGGCGAATTCGAGCGCGTCATCGAAACCAGAGACAACGAGGCCATCTACAGCTTTGAGTACACCGACGAGGCGAAGATTCTCTCTCCCGTCATCTCATCCGCGAATGGGGTTATCCTCGACATGGAAAACGACGGGAGCGCATGGATACTGACGATATGGATGCCAGAGCGAACGGCTCTCGCTCATCTCTGGGACTATGCTCAAGAGAACGACATCGACATCGACCTGCTGCGCGTGAACGAATACGCCAGTCTGGGCAACACGGATGCAGGGTTGACCGACAGCCAGCGGGAAGCGCTTCTCGTCGCACTCGAAACGGGGTATTTCGAAGAACCACGGAACGCGACTCTCAGCGACGTTGCCGCCGATCTAGACATCTCTCAGCCTGCGGCTAGCGGTCTCCTTCGACGCGGCATCAGGCGGCTTATCATCTCCTCGCTGAGAGATGACGACGGGCCGCCGAACTGA
- a CDS encoding DUF5802 family protein: MFEQFSRGYYLGRLYVEPRDDAAAAMCREQHERVNEQLYASGDGVERTDYPLVMKLGSQHFAVHGDEQVPADTLVVPEPMLEDANVRNPPSLEEVFLAKADHAAQLLSISEGTPTLPDTAV; the protein is encoded by the coding sequence ATGTTCGAACAGTTTTCGCGGGGATACTACCTCGGCCGCCTCTACGTCGAACCGAGAGACGACGCGGCGGCCGCGATGTGTCGCGAGCAGCACGAACGAGTGAACGAACAGTTGTACGCCTCCGGGGACGGGGTCGAGCGCACAGACTATCCGCTGGTAATGAAACTCGGCTCCCAGCACTTCGCCGTCCACGGGGACGAACAGGTCCCGGCGGACACACTCGTCGTTCCCGAACCGATGCTCGAAGACGCCAACGTCCGGAACCCGCCCAGCCTCGAAGAAGTGTTTCTGGCGAAAGCGGACCACGCCGCACAACTGCTCTCTATCTCCGAGGGGACGCCGACACTGCCCGACACCGCCGTCTGA
- a CDS encoding DUF1405 domain-containing protein has translation MSEQRGPLPRRYARYYLEQTPSLVWLLVVNAVAMLVGVRFYVETMPDVSTFLWPLYADSPAALFLMTLSVATLLPFLGESLDEVPLTVPLAYLHTIALVWLVKMGLWTVVALNIGFDAYFPAPWAYFGIIITHLGFVAEGLLVPHYARTTKGALVTALVLALGNDILDYGFGYHPPLRYEPALLLPLATVVLSVLSVGIAWRLLPMEKPAQKTA, from the coding sequence ATGAGCGAGCAGCGGGGGCCGTTGCCACGTCGGTACGCACGGTATTACCTGGAACAGACGCCGAGTCTCGTGTGGCTGCTGGTCGTCAACGCTGTCGCGATGCTCGTCGGTGTCCGGTTTTACGTCGAGACGATGCCCGACGTGTCGACGTTTCTCTGGCCGCTGTACGCCGATTCACCGGCCGCGCTGTTCCTGATGACGCTATCGGTAGCGACCCTCCTGCCGTTCCTCGGCGAGTCGCTTGACGAGGTCCCGCTGACGGTACCGCTCGCGTACCTCCACACCATTGCGCTGGTCTGGCTGGTCAAGATGGGGCTGTGGACAGTCGTGGCGTTAAACATCGGCTTCGACGCCTATTTCCCCGCCCCATGGGCGTATTTCGGCATCATCATTACCCACCTCGGCTTCGTTGCCGAGGGACTGTTGGTCCCACACTACGCCCGGACAACGAAAGGCGCGCTCGTGACTGCGCTAGTGCTGGCACTCGGTAACGACATCCTCGACTACGGCTTCGGGTATCATCCGCCGTTGCGATACGAGCCAGCGCTTCTGTTACCGCTCGCCACCGTCGTACTCTCGGTGCTTTCGGTGGGAATCGCCTGGCGACTGCTGCCGATGGAGAAGCCGGCGCAGAAGACAGCTTAA
- a CDS encoding metalloregulator ArsR/SmtB family transcription factor: MDSAELLNLLGNANRRRILKLLAHKPCYVTEISEYIGVSPKAVIDHLQKLEDAGLVDSRTDDQRRKYFSIARNLRLEVRVSPYEFGTKSAYPANPEFEMPSCRHLSIDVGEEAGGNFHDLARELEHLQQLENELSLAQRWVQARLTDVRDRIDSGFENGDGRLYAELVSGLANGIDTVPALAREIEAPPEIVEEALHRLEDDDVVERTDDGWEIV, encoded by the coding sequence ATGGACTCCGCCGAGTTACTCAATCTCCTTGGAAACGCCAACCGCCGGCGGATTCTCAAACTACTCGCACACAAACCCTGTTACGTCACGGAAATCAGCGAATACATCGGCGTCAGCCCGAAAGCGGTCATCGACCACCTCCAGAAGCTCGAAGACGCCGGGCTCGTCGATTCCCGGACGGACGACCAGCGCCGGAAGTACTTCTCTATCGCTCGAAACCTCCGTCTGGAGGTCCGTGTCTCACCATATGAATTTGGTACCAAGAGCGCCTATCCGGCAAACCCCGAGTTCGAGATGCCCTCCTGCCGTCACCTCTCGATAGATGTAGGCGAAGAAGCTGGCGGGAATTTTCACGACTTAGCACGCGAACTGGAGCATCTCCAGCAGCTAGAGAACGAACTGTCGCTGGCCCAGCGGTGGGTGCAGGCCCGTCTGACTGACGTACGGGACCGCATCGACTCCGGCTTCGAGAACGGTGACGGCCGGCTGTACGCAGAACTGGTCAGCGGACTCGCAAACGGTATCGACACCGTCCCGGCGCTGGCCCGAGAAATCGAGGCCCCGCCGGAAATCGTCGAGGAAGCGCTTCATCGACTCGAAGACGACGACGTGGTCGAGCGGACCGACGACGGCTGGGAGATCGTCTGA
- a CDS encoding Na+/H+ antiporter NhaC family protein has protein sequence MAPETYGLISLFPAMLAIVLTLFTRQVLLSLFAGIWIGATVLVGWNPAAGAARSLQFVVDNVTESFNVKLLLFTFLIGAMLGMIFLSGGMNALASQMVKRIRTRRQAALGTSLLGMTIFVDSYASTMITGSVMRPITDKFDISREKLAYILDSTTAPTASISVVSTWLGFEVGLIAEQLSTIGVDRSAFLLFLESIPYRFYSLLALAMVFIIVIADLDFGPMAKAERRAREEGKVLGDNADPLMETQEDDIVTPDHVEPRWWYFAAPIIALVGVTGFSLYYSGGGFAGRGLTDALSNAATADAILWASFSACLVILTILVGHARIAVDEVSDAIFEGFKMVMFPVAVLSLAWSIGAVSQALGVGPYVVAISEGIITAGMLPAIIFLSAVIISFSIGTSWGTMGILFPVAIPLGHALGAPLAPAIAAILTGALFGDHCSPISDTTVMSSMFAASDHVDHVNTQIPYAVLAGIVATGLFLMAGYGVPAYIALPIGLAAVGSVTYLLSEQLSVEVPSSYGSKAD, from the coding sequence ATGGCACCAGAAACGTACGGGCTTATCAGCCTGTTTCCGGCGATGCTCGCCATTGTACTGACGTTGTTCACTCGCCAAGTACTGCTCTCGCTGTTTGCAGGTATCTGGATCGGTGCGACGGTGCTTGTCGGCTGGAACCCGGCCGCCGGCGCTGCTCGGAGCCTCCAGTTTGTCGTAGATAACGTGACAGAGTCGTTCAATGTCAAACTCCTCTTGTTCACGTTCCTCATCGGGGCAATGCTGGGGATGATCTTCCTCTCCGGCGGGATGAATGCGCTGGCATCACAGATGGTCAAGCGTATTCGGACTCGTCGCCAGGCGGCGCTTGGCACGTCGCTACTGGGGATGACGATCTTTGTCGACTCGTACGCCTCGACGATGATTACCGGGTCGGTCATGCGGCCGATCACCGATAAGTTCGACATCAGTCGCGAGAAGCTGGCGTACATCCTTGACTCCACCACTGCCCCGACCGCGTCAATATCAGTCGTCTCGACGTGGCTCGGATTCGAGGTCGGCCTCATCGCCGAGCAACTGAGTACAATTGGGGTCGATCGTAGCGCGTTTCTGCTGTTCCTCGAATCGATTCCCTATCGGTTCTACAGTCTCCTTGCGCTCGCGATGGTCTTTATCATCGTCATTGCGGATCTGGACTTCGGCCCGATGGCGAAGGCCGAACGCAGAGCCAGAGAAGAGGGGAAAGTCCTCGGCGACAACGCTGACCCGCTCATGGAAACGCAGGAAGACGATATCGTGACGCCCGACCACGTCGAGCCGCGGTGGTGGTACTTCGCCGCGCCAATCATCGCACTTGTGGGGGTAACCGGGTTCTCGCTGTATTACTCCGGTGGTGGGTTTGCTGGCCGGGGCCTTACCGACGCGCTGTCGAACGCGGCCACTGCGGACGCCATCCTCTGGGCCTCGTTCTCGGCCTGTCTGGTCATTCTGACCATTCTCGTCGGGCACGCACGAATCGCAGTTGACGAAGTGAGCGACGCTATCTTCGAGGGGTTCAAAATGGTGATGTTCCCCGTTGCGGTGCTTTCGCTCGCGTGGTCCATCGGTGCTGTGAGCCAGGCACTCGGTGTCGGTCCCTACGTCGTCGCTATCAGTGAGGGGATTATCACGGCCGGGATGCTGCCCGCTATCATTTTTCTCAGCGCCGTCATAATCAGCTTCAGCATCGGCACGTCATGGGGGACGATGGGTATTCTGTTCCCGGTCGCAATCCCGCTCGGACACGCGCTCGGCGCGCCGCTGGCACCGGCTATCGCGGCGATTCTGACTGGCGCGCTGTTCGGTGACCACTGCTCGCCGATCTCGGACACCACGGTGATGTCGAGTATGTTTGCCGCAAGCGACCACGTTGACCACGTGAACACCCAGATTCCCTATGCAGTGCTGGCCGGCATCGTCGCAACTGGGCTGTTCCTGATGGCCGGCTACGGCGTCCCGGCGTACATCGCGCTTCCGATCGGACTGGCCGCTGTCGGGTCAGTGACCTACCTGCTCTCGGAACAGCTGTCGGTCGAGGTCCCGAGTTCGTACGGGTCGAAAGCGGACTGA
- the gatD gene encoding Glu-tRNA(Gln) amidotransferase subunit GatD → MNAGDRVRVERAAQTYEGVLLPSSTPDHLVVKLDGGYNVGIDREDASIDVLESDVYDVESAQDEQSQSAIEFDDDLPTVSLISTGGTIASTVDYRTGAVTAQFDAEDVLRAVPDLAGMANYRGRVVANILSENMTPAVWQDLAQAVHEEIENGADGIVVMHGTDTMQYSASALSFMLDTPVPIVFTGSQRSADRPSSDNVMNAVSAVEAATSDCAEVLVCMHADESDDRCALHRGTRVRKNHTSRRDAFETVGAKPLGEVDYDIDGESTVTFHREYTERDAVDLALHDDIETDVELLKFSPGMDPSLLEAAAENSEGIVIEGTGLGHVNTDWIGTVEELDIPLVMTSQCLEGRVCDRVYDTGRDLLDAGVIEGEDMLPGTAKVKLMWALANSGDVADAMQEPLAGEIQQRSTPWL, encoded by the coding sequence ATGAACGCAGGCGACCGGGTCCGCGTCGAGCGCGCGGCCCAGACCTACGAGGGCGTGTTGCTCCCATCGAGTACGCCCGACCACCTCGTCGTCAAACTCGACGGCGGGTACAACGTCGGCATCGACCGCGAAGATGCGTCTATCGACGTGCTGGAGTCGGATGTCTACGACGTCGAGAGCGCACAGGACGAACAGAGCCAGTCAGCGATAGAGTTCGACGACGACCTCCCGACGGTCTCACTTATCTCCACTGGCGGAACCATTGCCTCGACAGTCGATTACCGGACCGGGGCAGTGACGGCCCAGTTCGACGCCGAGGACGTGCTGCGGGCAGTCCCGGATCTGGCTGGGATGGCGAACTACCGCGGCCGCGTCGTCGCAAACATCCTCTCGGAGAACATGACCCCGGCAGTCTGGCAGGACCTCGCGCAGGCAGTCCACGAGGAAATCGAGAACGGGGCGGACGGAATCGTCGTCATGCACGGCACCGATACGATGCAGTACTCCGCGTCGGCGCTGTCGTTCATGCTCGACACGCCGGTCCCCATCGTGTTTACGGGCAGCCAGCGGTCGGCGGACCGGCCGTCCTCTGATAACGTGATGAACGCTGTCTCAGCGGTCGAGGCTGCGACGAGCGACTGTGCGGAAGTGCTGGTCTGTATGCACGCCGATGAGTCCGACGACCGCTGTGCGCTCCACCGCGGCACTCGCGTCCGGAAGAACCACACCTCGCGTCGAGACGCCTTCGAGACTGTCGGCGCGAAGCCACTGGGCGAGGTCGACTACGACATCGACGGCGAGAGTACAGTCACGTTCCACCGCGAGTACACCGAGCGGGACGCCGTCGACCTGGCCCTACACGACGATATCGAGACCGACGTGGAACTCCTGAAGTTCTCTCCGGGGATGGACCCGTCGCTGCTCGAAGCGGCCGCCGAGAACAGCGAAGGCATCGTCATCGAAGGGACCGGGCTCGGCCACGTCAACACCGACTGGATCGGGACCGTCGAGGAACTGGACATCCCGCTTGTCATGACCAGCCAGTGCCTCGAAGGCCGGGTCTGTGACCGCGTCTACGACACCGGCCGGGACCTGCTCGACGCGGGCGTCATCGAGGGCGAAGATATGCTCCCCGGCACAGCGAAGGTCAAGCTCATGTGGGCGCTGGCAAACAGCGGCGACGTGGCCGACGCTATGCAGGAGCCCCTCGCCGGCGAGATTCAGCAGCGCTCGACGCCCTGGTTGTAG
- a CDS encoding GNAT family N-acetyltransferase — protein sequence MSPTVRTACHDDYDDIVDLTSDVWADRAMADYIPDVFREWVDDDGANRKTLVVDVDGHAVGLAQAVILTETEAWFQGMRVDSDHRGKGFGSLLTDHLIEWAADAGVSVGRSMVFSWNEAGLGQSLAAGFEAVTSFRWTHPEPRDETPEMTVGNDPAIAWRYWEESDGRDALSGLALDSEESWALSTLTRETLDRLATDQAVLTVGDDEPQGMACRARTTEADGEQLAEYAVGVWSDVDAARALFTAIAADAASLGVDGTRVLIPETPRHVAQAAYASGNIDGRPDFVLEIDGLEALS from the coding sequence ATGTCGCCGACTGTTCGGACGGCTTGTCACGACGACTACGACGATATTGTGGACCTGACCAGCGATGTCTGGGCTGACCGCGCGATGGCTGATTACATCCCCGACGTGTTCCGTGAGTGGGTCGACGACGACGGCGCGAACCGGAAAACCCTCGTTGTCGACGTTGACGGCCACGCGGTCGGCCTCGCACAGGCTGTTATACTCACCGAGACCGAGGCATGGTTCCAGGGCATGCGTGTTGACTCGGATCACCGGGGGAAGGGATTCGGGTCGCTGCTGACTGACCACCTCATAGAATGGGCGGCCGATGCCGGCGTGTCAGTCGGTCGAAGTATGGTGTTTTCCTGGAACGAAGCCGGGCTCGGGCAATCACTGGCTGCTGGCTTCGAAGCGGTCACGTCGTTCCGCTGGACGCACCCCGAGCCACGGGACGAGACGCCCGAGATGACTGTCGGAAACGACCCCGCGATAGCGTGGCGCTACTGGGAGGAGAGCGACGGCCGGGACGCCCTGTCAGGGCTCGCGCTCGACAGCGAAGAGAGCTGGGCGCTTTCGACGCTGACGCGGGAAACGCTCGACCGACTGGCGACTGACCAAGCGGTCCTCACTGTCGGCGATGACGAGCCACAGGGGATGGCCTGTCGCGCCCGGACGACCGAAGCTGACGGCGAGCAACTCGCGGAGTACGCGGTCGGGGTGTGGAGCGATGTCGACGCTGCACGGGCCTTGTTCACTGCAATAGCCGCCGACGCAGCGAGCCTCGGCGTCGACGGGACACGGGTCCTCATCCCCGAGACACCGCGTCACGTCGCCCAGGCCGCGTACGCCAGCGGGAACATCGATGGGCGCCCGGACTTCGTGCTCGAGATAGACGGCCTCGAAGCGTTATCATAG
- a CDS encoding histidine kinase N-terminal 7TM domain-containing protein, whose translation MNLIGSSPAYLAYVSAYALAAVGCGIGLYRATRMEDPDTRQGMVGLLLCSGGWAALQLGFLITPGTLGYVFYLGSLIVGLATVGAWLYFCSAYTGRAFHRNRLYRVVAVSVYLGIVTVKLTNPLHGLYFATQFVSDPFPHLAITHGVFHWVVTGLSYALVTVGFFMLFELFLEADYNTRPLGVLVGVTAIPAVLDVIGYTSDILLDINHEPLGVALFAFGVLYVYDEAFLAVQLTDGVDDAVVYLDDERYIKESNGEAQRLFPPLSGSRGQQLETVLPVVSEIVKTDEQILERNRDGGTEYYLVSDTSFSLGQVDIGRMLVFTDVTESERRRRELDRQNEQLEGFATAIRHELLNTLQIITGRVSAAGDALNRGKVDLAKESLQSTSETAERMSEIVDGLATLARHGQTIDETMPVDLQPVIDGAWERADTNGLTMVADVEGEVIADPTRLRDLFESGFTFAAHNSASTVTVEREADEIVITDDGTSAGETAAEAFFEYGGAMPDAEAGMTLPNLRMLARTHGWDVTLDTEYQDGVRIVISNVTVAGPVES comes from the coding sequence ATGAATTTGATCGGGAGCTCTCCGGCATATCTTGCGTATGTCTCGGCGTACGCTCTCGCGGCAGTCGGGTGTGGTATCGGGCTCTACAGAGCGACTCGCATGGAGGACCCCGATACCCGCCAGGGGATGGTCGGGCTCCTCCTCTGTAGCGGCGGCTGGGCGGCGCTGCAACTCGGTTTCCTGATCACGCCCGGGACGCTTGGATACGTGTTCTACCTCGGCAGCCTCATCGTCGGTCTTGCGACGGTCGGCGCGTGGCTGTACTTCTGTTCGGCGTACACGGGTCGGGCGTTCCACCGGAACCGACTATATCGCGTGGTCGCCGTGAGCGTGTACCTCGGTATCGTCACGGTGAAGCTGACCAATCCGCTTCACGGGCTCTACTTCGCCACGCAGTTCGTCTCTGACCCGTTCCCGCATCTGGCGATCACGCACGGTGTGTTCCACTGGGTGGTGACGGGACTCTCCTACGCGCTCGTCACCGTCGGCTTCTTCATGCTGTTCGAACTGTTCCTCGAAGCGGACTACAACACCCGTCCGCTGGGCGTTCTCGTCGGCGTCACGGCGATCCCAGCGGTTCTTGACGTCATCGGGTACACCAGCGACATCCTGCTCGACATCAACCACGAACCGCTCGGCGTCGCACTGTTCGCGTTCGGTGTCCTCTACGTGTACGACGAGGCATTTCTCGCCGTGCAACTGACCGATGGCGTCGACGATGCTGTCGTGTATCTCGACGATGAGCGTTACATCAAGGAGTCCAACGGCGAGGCACAGCGGCTCTTCCCGCCGCTATCCGGGAGCCGTGGGCAGCAGCTTGAGACGGTGTTGCCGGTCGTTTCGGAGATCGTGAAAACGGACGAACAAATCCTCGAACGGAACCGGGACGGCGGGACGGAGTACTACCTCGTCAGTGACACCTCGTTTTCGCTGGGACAGGTCGATATCGGCCGGATGCTTGTGTTCACTGACGTGACCGAAAGCGAGCGGCGTCGCCGCGAGCTCGACCGACAGAACGAGCAGTTGGAGGGGTTCGCAACCGCAATCAGACACGAACTGCTGAACACGCTGCAGATAATCACCGGCCGCGTCTCCGCCGCCGGCGACGCCCTGAACCGCGGCAAGGTCGATCTGGCCAAAGAATCCCTCCAGTCGACGTCTGAGACAGCCGAGCGGATGTCCGAAATCGTGGATGGCCTCGCGACGCTGGCTCGACACGGGCAGACAATCGACGAAACAATGCCTGTCGACCTCCAGCCGGTCATCGACGGAGCCTGGGAACGTGCCGACACGAACGGTCTTACGATGGTGGCCGACGTAGAGGGAGAGGTCATTGCCGACCCGACCCGCCTGCGGGACCTCTTCGAGAGCGGGTTCACGTTCGCGGCGCACAACAGCGCGTCGACGGTCACCGTCGAACGAGAGGCCGACGAGATCGTCATCACCGACGACGGGACCTCGGCGGGCGAGACAGCAGCGGAGGCCTTTTTCGAGTACGGTGGCGCGATGCCGGACGCCGAAGCCGGGATGACACTCCCGAACCTGCGGATGCTCGCCCGGACCCACGGGTGGGACGTGACGCTCGATACCGAGTATCAGGACGGCGTCCGAATCGTCATCTCGAACGTGACGGTGGCGGGACCGGTAGAAAGCTGA
- a CDS encoding ubiquitin-like small modifier protein 1: MEWKLFAHLRDVADGQSVSVDIEGDATVETALDALLASRPALAEEVLDENEELADHIRVLVDGEDPFAAADGLATAVDEETELALFPPVSGG, from the coding sequence ATGGAGTGGAAACTGTTCGCACACCTCCGGGACGTGGCCGACGGCCAGTCGGTCAGCGTCGATATCGAGGGGGACGCCACGGTCGAGACGGCGCTCGATGCGCTGCTCGCGTCGCGACCGGCGCTCGCTGAGGAGGTGCTTGACGAGAACGAAGAGCTGGCCGACCACATCCGGGTGCTCGTCGACGGCGAGGACCCGTTCGCCGCCGCCGATGGGCTGGCGACAGCAGTCGACGAGGAGACGGAGCTCGCGTTGTTCCCGCCGGTCAGCGGCGGTTGA